Genomic window (Deltaproteobacteria bacterium):
GAAATCTTTCTGATTTCTCGAAATTTTTAGAAGTAGCTGCGCTCACCAATAGTGAGCAGTTGGATTTTGCTGGCGTTGCCAGAGATGTGCAATTATCGCCCAGAACCGTGGCTGCGTATTATTCAATATTGCAAGATACCTTACTTGGATATTTATTAGAATCGTATAAAGAAACAAAATCGAGAAAAGCAGTCATGACTCCTAAGTTTTACTACTTTGATGTGGGGGTTTGTAACTTTCTTTCGGGGCGAGAAAATCTGCCGAAGGGAACTCCCGAATATGGGAAGGCTCTGGAGCATTTTGTTTTTACTGAACTCATTGCTTATAGGGATTATCATGAGGAGGCATTTGAAATTTTTTATTGGCGTTCGACATCGCAATTTGAGGTTGATTTTTTACTTCAATTCAAATCAAAAAAACTCATAGGAATTGAAGTCAAAGGCACCAGCCACATCGATAGCGATGATTTGAAAGGTTTTAAAGCTTTTGAGGAAGACATAAAACTCACAAAAAAAATTTTTGTATGTAATGAAAAACATCAAAGAACGATTCAAAACGAATATCAGGTGATGCCGTTGCCTTTTTTTTGCCAGCAGCTATGGGCTGGGGAAATAGTTCAGGCGACATAATCCTCGAATAGGATTCAATTAAATTATTTTCTTTTTTCTTGCAACCTTTTACCTAGTTCTTTCAAGATGAGTTATGAAGCCATTAAATTGGAACCAATTGGTCCAGGATCTTTCTCCTGCCTTATATCGTTACTTTGGTGCGAGCTTTCCTTTGAGCCTGGCAGAGGAGTGTGTGCAAGAAACGCTTATTCGGCTTGTTCAAAAGATCGACAATGGCGACTACGATGCTTCTCGAGGAAGTATACGTATGTATATGTATGGCATTGCCCACTTTGTAAAGCTCGAAACAAAGAGGAATCATTCAAATCTTTTCTTGCATGGTCATGATGGTGAGTTCGTTCATCAAGAGAATTCAGATTTACATCAGAATCTTGAACAAAAACAAAACCTGCAAGCCCTTCGGACAGCTATCCAACAGTTAAGTGAAATTCAGCAAGAAGTCTTGCACTTGTATCTTGATGAGGAGCTGACATTAGAAGCAATAGGAACCTTGTTGAATCTCCCTTCTGGGACAGTGAAAAGTCATATTTTTAGAGCAAAAGAAAACCTTAAAGAGTTACTTGCAAAATACATGGAGGAGACCAAATGACAGATCGAAATTCTGAATTAGACGAAATATTACAGCCGTTAAAAACCTTGCAGCCTCGTGTTGATCAAATTCAGAGATGGAAAAATTTACGGAAAAAACCACAAAAAATAAAGCTTAATCTAAATCATGTTATGCAATTGGCCGCAGCTTGTTTTGTAGGATTCATGGTGGGGTTTTTCTTCAAAGCCCAGGAAGCAAAGGTCTCGGAAGTCTCATTAAATATTGATTCTAGTGCAACTATCGAGGTGGTTTATAACAAGAGTGAATGATAATAAAAGAGATAAAAAAAACGATAAATTTCACTTCGGAGGATTTTAATGAAACTAAATTTGATAGTTTTTATAGGTCTTAGGGTCTTAACTTTGAGTCACGCTGATGAATCGTCAAAATTTGGTGACATAAGAAAGATTAATCAAACAAAATTTGTATCAGGCTTTCATTTAAAAGGAGAGGTATTTGTTCTTAATCCAACGGGTAAAAATCTTATAGCACAACTGCCTGAAGAGCGAAAATGGAAAGCCAGATCCAAGTCTAGGAAAATTGAAAGCAATTGGTCACTGAGTGCTAATGAAATCAACCCTTTTTTGCTTCATCATGAATGGGAACTTCATGATGATAACTCCGTGACAGGACTCATTCAGCAATTTGAACAAGGCTCACCTCGCGGGAAATTGATTCGTGAGCAGAAGGTTACCTTGGAGAATTTTTCTCCCATCACCTGGGTCGCTCAAACAAGCAAAGCCTACCAGGTAGTTGTGCGTTTCACGCCAGAGATTGATAGCTTTAACGAAGCTGTGACCTTGGAACGAATTAAGATTGGTGGAGATCGAGATAGTTTTCAAGTGACAGATAATCAAGGGTACCTCTGGGCAGATGAAGTTCGTTTTGGTGGCCTTTTTGTTGGGATTAAATCCCACCGTGGTTCTTTTGTGATAAGCTTCTATCCCTTTCCTGGAGCCACAGAAATAGGAACGGCACAAGGGAAAACTATGGAGCTCAAAGGTGATGATCAGTTACAAATCAAAATTAAAAACGACACGGATATTGTTCCCGGCGATGTGACGGCAAAGGTCTATGGTATTTACTTGCCAAAACTAAAAATGTCCACCCCCAATAGCACCAGATCTTTTGGTCAGGATAAATATGAAAGTATTCCAAAAGAATTTTTAGACGCAATAAAATAGGAAGCTCCTTCCGTTTTATCCTGACTTCGGTATTTTCAATTTGTCAGAATTGAAATCAGCGAAGTTAGGAGACAGCGAAGTTAGGAGGCCTGCCAACAGCACAATTTTATCGGTGAGTTTCTCAAAACGAGACACGTAAAACGCCGATTATTTCATTCCTAAAGTAAAGTTAGCTATCTAGGTTGCCGATCAATATCCCGATGATTATTCACATCTTTGTATTTCTATCACTTCTAAGTTTGGACTTGCGTGCTGACGTGGATTTGAAAAATGGAAACTTTTTCTATTCATGGATTGATGCCGAAATATCATCGAAGAATTTCTTTTGGCAAATGCAACGCAGCTACAACAGCCGTGTCAATCGCGTCGGCTATTTTGGACAAGGCTGGTGTTCGCCTTTGGAAACAAAGCTCACTCGTTCGGTCGAACCTAGTAAAACTATTGAGATTCAGAACTGTGGCAGTGGTGAAATCGTTGTTTACCAACCTGACGGCTCCGAGTGGAAATCAGGCGACCAAGTCATCTCTTTTAACGACGATTTCTACATATTGAAAGTCAAGGGCATCACTCAATTACAGTTCAATAAAAATGGCAGTTTGGACGCGTTCAGGTTGCGCGATGAAAAAGCGAAACTGAAATATGAAGATGACAAATTAAATCGTATCGAAACGATTGCTGGTAATTTCTCGTTCGTGTTTGATGAATACGGAAAAGTGACAGAAATCAATTCCGGAACTGCAAACATAGCCAAATACGCTTATCAAGGACAAAATCTTACTGACGTCACCAATGCCTGGGGAAATCAATTTTCTTATCAGTACGATATATTTGGCAATATGACTCTAGCAAAATGGCCAGACAAAACATTCTTGAAATTAGGCTACGACACCGGTCACGATTGGATTACAAGTTTAACCGATCGCGACGGTTGCGTTGAAAATTACGGTTACGACTCTAAAAAAATGAGCGATGGAACGAAGGTTACCTCAACTGTCCACCGCATATGTAAAAAGAAACATTTCGACAAGAAAACAACTGAAATCGTTTTTGATAAACAAAACAAATTAAAAAACATAAAAAAATCTGTGGGTACTACTTGGAAACAAATCGAATACACTGATTTCGGAAAGCCGAAAAAAATCAATGATAGTTTTGGCCTCGCCCAAGTGTTTGACTACGATAAAAATGGAAATTTGACCCTTAAAAAATCTGGTTCTGAAAAAACTCACTATGTTTTAAATGAAAAGAAGCAAATCACTCAAGTGAACACAGACAAAGTAAAATTAAAACTAGAATACGATGAACGGGGTCGCACAACACGAGTGATTGCTAGCTATGAGTCGACATCGAATGACCTGGCCATCTCTTATGTCGACTTTACTGAGAAATTAAAAACGCTTGAGCTGAAAGGCGCTGGGAAAATTAGCTATAGCTATGACAATGACGGCTCAGTTACTGAATCCAGCACACAGCCTACAAAAACAAATGACATTGAATTAAAAACTACTGTTAACCGAGTCTATGGCATTTACACAACCCTAACTGATGAAACCGCCGTTTTTGGAGGTATAGACTGAAAACCTTTTTAACGATCACCATTTCAATGATTTTAACTTTTTCAAGTATTGCCTATTCAGAAACTAAAAGGCCTGACCCTAACTTAAATAAAGCAAGAAACTTATCGACCGTCATTGCCCCAGGCTGTACTGAGTTTGTGCACCCTTGCTCTGGGCAAGCCGCGGCAGCATCACTCAACGCAGTCACGACACCTTCGAGCAAAACTGTCATAAAACCGCCAGCCGCTGCCGCCGCATCAGGAGCTAGTACGAAGTGATTTATTCCTATCGTCTTATCTCTTTTTTAATCGTGTTTTCGAGCAGTGTCTTCGCTGCAGGACCTTACTGTCCTTCGGCACCTGCAAATTGTAATTTCAAAAACGTAGAAGAGGGCCTTAAAGAACTCAAAGAAGGGCGCTTCTTTAATTTACTTAAAAGCCCAGACTCTTTTTGTAAGGGTCATCTTACGCAAGGGGTTAAGCCAGAGGCAGTAATGCCTGAGCTTATGGCCGACCCAAGATTTACTCTCTATGTAACACCTCAGATTTCACAGTGCTGGAAAGAAGGCGGTGCTAATTCCACAAAATTAGAAACATTGAGTCGCTACGCTTATATTCAAAAACGATTTGATGATAACGCTGACAATTTACTTGATTACCAAGTATTTGCTGACGCTGTCCTTGGTAACGAGCCGTTGGCTGGGGTCGACTGCAAACAAGAGGCACCAGAGTTAGTCGGACTTGTGAGCAAGTGCCAAGATCTAAAAGCGAATTGCAAAAAATCAGACATGTCCCAAACACTGGCACAGAGTTTTATTGATGAATATAAATCTCAACATATAAAAAGTATCGAAGGCCGTTTTAAAGAGGCCAAAAATATTTGGGAAGACTGCTCACCCCGTCAGAAATCAGGTAAGAATTGTAAAGATGCTAAAAAAGAAATGGGTCAAACCGCATTCAGACTTCAAGTTTTTTATGCAAATTACCAGTGGGCACAAGAAGACAAATTTCTAGAATTGATTGGTAAACGAGGATTCGAAGACGTAAATTTAGTGACTAAAGCACTTAAGACTCAAGTAGCAGAAAATAGAAGGAATGTAGCCACGCAATTAAAGGAACTAACGACGGCCTCGCAATGTTTACTAAGAAATAATTGCGACTCGGATAAAGTTAATGATGTTCTAGAGCGCACTAAACCTTTAGCAGAACTAGATTTTTTAAAAAAAGGCGCTTCAAAAGAATTAAATCAAAGTCGCGCCGCTGTCGCGCAGTTCGTATCGTATAATAACTGCCTCGACGACATGGGCGAATCACAAAGAAAAACTTCAAAGACACTATGGTCATCAGGAGTTGGCGCCGTGGGTGCCGTTGTCACGATGGGTGGTAGTTTAGTTGTCACGGGTTTGACGGCCGCTGGGCGTGTTGCTATGGGTGCCGCCGTTGTTGGTAGCCGTGCCGCTTCGGTCGGCAAAGCCGCTTTGTTACTTGGGCAAGCCGTCGATGGAACCGTCGCAGTCCAATCGGTGCACGAAGCCTCTGGCCACTGCGGTAGCAAATCGACAGGTTATTTTAAACCTACAGAAAAAGCGGCCGGCCCACAAGCCTGCGGGATTCCAACCGCAGGGCAAATGAATTTCAAAAAAGAGTACGATGGTTGTGTTCTCGATGTTGTCCTGGGTGCTGCTGGCGGCGCGAGTCTGGTCGTGGGCTTAAAGAACATGTCCAATGCACGACAACTTGCTGAAGCGGAACAAGCATCCGGCGTCGCTAAAGCAACTACTACGGGTGAAAATGCAACCAAGGGAATGGGTCCGATCGAGTCGATCTCTCCCACAACAGGTGCAGAAAAAGCTACGCCATCTAAATTAGTCAGCGATGGCGACTATATCTCTATTCAGTCTGCCGGAAATGAAAGAAAATTTGCGATGGTTTTGCAAACTCAAGAAAGCGCAACTGGCACACTTTATCAAATCGCAACAAAATCAACAGACGGTAAAGTCACTAAAAAATGGATTGGTCAAAAAGAATTTGAGGGCCTAAAACCCAGCCTCAGTGAAGCATCAAGGACTTCATTCGGTTCAGCAAATATCAATAAAGATTTAGCTCAATCCGCCATTCAAAATATTTCTCGCGGTTCGCCACCTGAAAAAGTTCGCGCGGTCGTTGGAAAATTAAATGATGCCTATGATGGAGGAGAAGCCCGACTGAAAATTGCAAGCAAGTTGATGGGTAGAGATCTTAACGAGGTCGAGAAAAAATGGATCATGGCTGCACACAATACCCACACTGACACGGCCTATGGCGATATTGGCTCTGTCAAAGTGCGCGATAAAATTAAAGCCGGCGAAGGTCGCCCAAGATCTATCGATAGCAAGCAAACACGGATGCTGATGGAATATGGAATTACAGGCACAGAAACTGGATACAGGGTTTCCCTTCGCGCTCCAGTACCTAATAGTAAATTGAACGGCACCGATCACTACACGCTTGTTAATGGGGAGAAATCGCTCAAAGTACAGATCACCCAATCTGTGGTTCAAGAAGGGGTCATCTACCATAAGGTAGAAGTTCCGGGTTACCCAGGTCAGTACCGAGCGATGACTGAAGATCAGCTGTTAACGATGATCAAACCAAAAACCGAATCGATGGCTGTCAGAGTTGAATCGGCCGTTGCGAAAGTGGACGATGTCCCCACTCCGTCCGTTCAAACGCCACCAGTTCAAACGCCACCAGTTCAAACGCCGAAAACGACTGTGCGTCCAGAACCAAAATCACTGAATCCAAGCGCAGCCAACTTCATCGAAGCTCTTAATCAAGCTCAGATGAAAACCGTAGTTAACACAAATCGCGTGGAAAAACTAAATGGAAACTCGGTGACCAAACCCCAGCGCATGCGCGAACGTATCGGCATCGAACTAGGTATCACCGATGCCAATCGCCGTGCTGCGATTGCCTACTCGCCCGTTGCAGATTCAAAAACAATGACCAATGCGTTACAAAAGGCACTGGGCGCCGATTCCAATGTCGACATTAAACAATTACGTCAAACGATGAGCTTTAATCCTGCGAGCGGCTATGTCTTGCGAAGCGAGTTTGTAAATGCTGCAAAGTTCGTTGAAGAAATTAATGCCAAAGGCGGAGTAAAAGCATTGGACAAATTACCTCTTTCCGCGAGCGAGCGCGAGGCTTTAAACGCCGTGATGGCCAGGGCCCCTGCTTATGCTAGCTATGTCGATCCAAAAGTTCGTCCACTGGGCCAACTCAAAATCAGAAACTCACCGGTGGAAGCAACTAACCCAAATCGAGACGTGGTCGTTAAAGATGCTCAAGGACAAACAGTACAAGGTAGAGAAACGATTCGACAACTGGGATCTGATGGAGAAAGCCTTTCGACTGTGAAATATACAAAACCGGATGGAACAGAATCTTCAATCACCGTGCGCACGTCTGAAACTACGGATGTGGCCGAAGCTCAACGATTGCAAAGCTTTGATCGCGGAATCACTGAACGCGCTAACGCCAATCGCGCCGCACACATCTCAGCTAGCGAAAAATCGGGTTACGTAAATCCTCATGGTGTGCGTCGTTCTGAAATCGCCCCCAACCGCGAAGTTAATGTCCAAATCAATACACCCGATGGTGTTAAAGATGTCGAAGCCGTTGTGCAAGGTGCTCCTTACAAAAGTGTTAACGGTACACAAGAAGTTCAAGTTCGATATCAAGATGGCGTTCATAATGGCAAACCAGTTATTCGATACACATCGGTTGCCATTGATAAAATTGAACACGTAAAACCCCCGGTCGTAACAGCACCCACTAACGTAGTCGCCGTTGAATTCAAACCCATTGACGAAGTCATCCGAAAACCTGCAGACAGAGCCTTGGACGCTAGTTCTTACGAGGGCCAAGCCTTTAGACGAACGGCAGATTCCGAAGGCGCCGATATCCTTTTAGATCGACGTATTGGAGAACGCGCCCATGTCGAGGCCTTAAGGCAAGGGATCAAAGAGGATTATCTGCTTTTAAGAGAAGCCATAGTCAAAGACAGGAATGAAATGCAGGTTTCGCAAATTGGAAAAACAGACGATGCTCGATTTAATCCACGCGTGTTCTACGCGCATCAATCTAGTGAATACCATGCCGCAGTTAGCGCACCAAAAGGTAGCCCCGCAGCAGCCGGCAAAGAGGATGCGGAACTCGCTTACAAAGGCCGGATGGCCTATGATGCTGAAGGAAATGTAACAAGATCCAACTCGGCTCGTGATGTTGCCCTTAGAACAGCGCGCACTCGTGGTATGTCTCCGGAAGAAATTGTTAAATTAGAAAAATGGATGGATGCTTACGACCAGGCGGCCCCTCGCGTACGCGCTGTCGAGCGTGCCGAAGCTGCCCAAAAAGAATTCGAAGCTGTAAAGCAAACTCTGCAAAAGGCTTTGAAAAATGACTCGGGAATACCGCCGATGGTTCAGACCACGTTTGAAAAAATGGCGCAAAGTCTGAATGATCTTCAATTAACGCCCGAACAAAAAAAGGCGTCCGAAGTTGCACTTAAAAAAATCAGATGCGCTCGACCAGAGTGGAAAATCAAGGACAACCAATTCCCGACATTTAATTTGAAGTGCGATTAGAGAGGCTTGGCTACTTAAAGCTTCCTGGCACAGACCCTTTTGCAGGCGGAACTTTTTAATATTCTCGCCTAAAAGGCTTTCTAGTTCTTGAGGGTTTTTGATTGTATTTATAATAGACTCCTTTAAAGCTATTAACGTCTATATCTAAAATAAAAGCTTTATTCAAAGCTCTTATAGTTCATCACAAGCCTTGTACCACAGCTTTCTTGTCTAAATCAAAAATACAGTCCATCATATAATCTAATAGCAGAGAATAAGTTTCTGGAGGGTAGTCAAATGATAAGACGTATTGGGATACTTACAGGTGGTGGTGATGCTCCTGGCTTAAATGGAATCATTGAGTCCTGCTCTCGAAGTTTAATCCAAGCAGGCTATCAAGTCTTTGGAATTCAAGATGGCTTTGAGGGGGTCTATGCGCAAAAATACTTTCAAATTACTAAAGAACAAATTCTTGGAATCCATTCTGAATCAGGAACTTTATTAGGAACTTCAAACAAATCAACAACGCGCGGGCAAGAAGAACAATTTTTAAACTGTTATAGGAAATTAAATTTGGAGGGTCTCATTGTTGCCGGGGGTGATGGGACATTTCAAGCACTGAAAGCTTTTGAAAATCAAATTCCAATAATTGGCGTTCCCAAAACGATAGACAACGATCTTTCTGGAACAGAAATGACCTTTGGTTTTGATACCGCTTGCTCCGTTGTCGCAGATTCTGTGGACTCACTAAGGCATACCGCTTTGGCACACAAACGAATTATTTTAGTTGAAACCATGGGCCGCACTGCCGGCTGGATGGCCCTTGGTGGAGGGCTTGCCAGTTACTCTGATGTCATTTTAATTCCCGAGAGACCCTTTCAAAAACAAGCTCTCAAGAATTTTATTTTAGAACAGCAAAAATCTCGCAGAGGACTTATGATCACGGTCTCTGAAGGCGCCTTTGCGATGGGAGAGTCTGCAAAAGTAGCCTTCAGAGTAGAAGCCTCTCCTCAAAAAGATAGATTTGGTGGCATTTCAGAAGAGCTCGCTCGTTGGCTTGAAGTCGAAACGGGTTGGGAATCTAGACATGTTATTTTAGGTCATCTTCAACGCTCACATGCTCCGACAACGACAGATCGTTTTTTAACTTTAAGCATGGGCGTAGAGGCTGCGAATATGGTTTTTGAACAAGCTTGGAAACAAGCTGTTGTTTATAGAAAAGGTCAAGTCACCCGCGCCCCCATCAGCGATCTGATGAAGGAACCTCGACTTGTACCTACAGAACATGAGTGGATTCAAAAAGCTAAATCTCTAGGAATTTTTATTTAAGCTGACTCGTGTTCTTGATTCTCAAATTGAGACATTATTTTAATGAACTGAACCCAAATCAAATATAGTTCTAATAGGTTGATTATAAAAATACTTATAACAAGATTTTAGTAATTCTCTAAAAATTCGATATGATGAAGGGATAGGGGGGAGTGATGAAATCTATTAATTTCACTTTCTTAATGGCATTTATTTTTTTTACTTCACTATTTTTCGACGTGGAGGTGAGAGCTTTTGATCCCGGAGAGGGTCCCTGTCCTAGCGGGTATAAAAAAATTTTTCTACGGGAAACTGGAATTAGAAGAATATACGATTGCATATCAACGGGATCTGCACCAACCCAAGCAGATGTACGTAAAATAGACCAAGAAAAGTCAACTTCTAACCCGAAACAAAGATCAGCATCACAGTCATCTAGAAGAGGCTCGGATCAAGCCAATCAAAAAAGAGGAAATGATAAAGACGGTTCTAAAAACGCTGATAAAAGTGGTAATTCTGCGGCCGAAGATGAGGTAAACAAAAGGGATCCAAATAAGGATCACGAAAATCAAAAGGAAGCATGCTTAAATGAGAAAGGAACTCTGCTCTGTGAAGAAGGGGAATGTTTCTGTAAAAAAGATCAAGATAATGAATCCCCTACCGAAGAGAAAGCGAATCCTGCGGCGGCTCAGTGTATGAGTGAGTTTGGGAGGTTAGTTCAGGAATGTAATAAGGAAGCAGATAATGCTATGACTAGCTGTAATGATGAGAATGAGGCGATGCAAGCAGCTGCAAATGCAGCAAAATCAATTGGTGCCGGGGCTGTGGTGAGTATTCAAGTTGCCTGTTCCAAAATAAATGACATTTCTAAATTAGCCAACGAGGCTTTTGCAGGCTGGCAGTCTTTATGTTCAGCATATCAAGGAGGATGCCAAGAGAACTGCAAAAAAGCGAGGGAGATTCTAAACAGTGATTGTATGGATGGCGCAACGAGGGAAGAAATGAGAAGCGAACATCAGTCTAAGATCAATAAAAACATCGTGCAGTGTGAGTCATATAAGCAGAAGCTTTTCGACGCAGCTCAACATGCGGTGGCGGCGATTGCTCAGACGAAAGCGTCTGAGCAATGTAAGAAAGATACCACTGCGGATTTGAATAAAACTATTAATTTGGATCAGTGTAAGAATAATCCTAATACACCGATGTGCATGGATATGCAGAAGTGTTCTAATCCTACCTTTGCCGCTCAAAATCCAGTTTGTTATTGTGTGAGTAATCCAACGAGTCCTACTTGTTTGCAAGTGAATGGAAATTTTGGAAATAAGGGATTATCGATGGGGGCCACTATTCCTGGGGTTAAAAATGAAAAGGGCGAAAACATGCCGGGAATGAACTCCAATGGCAATGCAGAGGCTAATCCTTTTCCCGGTTTTAATAATGGTGGTGGGCAAGCTGATGGCGCATCTGTCGGCGGGAGGCAAGGTGATGCAGGTTCTGCAGGATCTGGAAAAATGGGCGCGGATAATGGTGCTGGCAATGGAAAAGGTGGGTATGGATCTGGAAATGAGAAAGATGGAATTAAAGTGAATAGTGGAACTTATGGAGGCGGAGGAAGTGGCTACTTTGGTCCCAATTATGGTGGGGCTGGAGGCGGAGCGCTTGGAGGGGCAAATAATCCAACAGGAGCGCGAAGGGATATTGCTAAATTTGATCCACGTAAATACATTGTGGGTCAAGGTGGACAAGGTGAATATCTGAATGGACCAAACGGAAATATTTTTAAAATTATGAAGTTACGTTATGAGGAAAATAGATCTACATTCCTGCCAGAGACTTTTGTTCTAAAAAAATAATTCTTAAATTAAGTTATGGAGTGATTGAATGGATTTCTCAAGATGAGTTTTTTCTAGGATAAGGACGAGGCTTAGCGAGCTACAGAAGGAACTGACTATCGGGACATGTTCATTTTTAAGTTGAGAATATATTTTTTCTTGTAACTCAAAATTTAGCAGTCCAGTGCAGGTAAGAGTTACGCAGGAAAGCTGTTCGTCTAAAATTGAAAATGAAAAAGTTTCTTTTTTGATTTGTTCCAAAGTTTCTGCCGGAGCGGTGATCGTGATCAAATGTTCTGACTGGATACTTAAAATTTGTGGAAAAATAATTTCTTTGTTTTGAAATTCATTTTTTAACCTTGTTAAGTTCTCGTGGAAAGATTCTTCCTTAAGTTTTATTCTTAAAATATCCCTGAAAGAGTTAATCGCTAATATTTTTGGTGTTTCGAATTGATGAGTGTCAGATTGAAAGATCATTTGTAATTCCTTATTTTTGAAAGAGTTGATCCAGGTACCTTGCGATGAAGATATTTCTGCAGAGCCAATGTAAAGTTTTACATTTTTTCGAGCGGCTAATTCAGCAGAGCGGTAGTGAAGTACTTTGGCCCCCCAAAAAGTCATTTCCATAAGCTCTTCGTAGTGGAGTTTCTGCAAGGGAATGGCATTGGGTACCACATGAGGATCAGCAGTGTAGATAGCGGGGACTTCTTTTAAAATTTCACATTGTGTGGCTTGCAAAGACGCGGCGATAGCAACGGCAGAGGTATCGCTTCCACCGCGGCCAAGGGTGGTAATTTCTTTTGATAATGGACTCACTCCTTGAAATCCAGCAAGGATAACAATTTTGTTTTTATTTAATTCTTCAAGGACACGTGAGGGCTTGACCCCAATAATTTTAGCATCCACGTGTGAACTGTTTGTCAAAATTCCAGCTTGACTCCCAGTAAAACTAATAGCTTCAAGTCCTTGATCAAGGAGGGCCATCGATAGCAAGGACATGGAAATTCTTTCCCCGACTGAAAGTAACATATCCATTTCTCTTTGGCTGGGTCGACTAGACACTTGGTTGGCCAATTCAATAAGATTATTCGTGGTCTTTCCCATGGCTGATACCACGATAACTAAAGATTCCCCATGGAGAGAGTCTTTCTTGATCCTTTGAGCAACGGCTTTGATTTTAGCAGGTGAAGAAACCGTAGCTCCGCCAAACTTTTTTATCGTGATCAGTTTTTGGGTTGAGGTAATTTGAGTTGTCGTAACGATATTCATGAAAACCTTTCCAATCTAGAATAAAGCCCAATTTTTAAAAGTCAAATTATTGACCCGGGGGGAAGGAAGAAAAATCTGTTATGATGAAATGGAGTTGAAATAGAAAGGAATTCGATTGCCAGCAATAAGGATTACCGGAATGGCCTCAGGCTTGCCGCCAAATATAGTTGACCAGTTGGTTGAGGCGGAACGTATTCCCTTGAAGCAAATCGAATCA
Coding sequences:
- a CDS encoding DUF4143 domain-containing protein, with product MPELLDVVHLLIEKNKSYRFILTGSSARKLKKQGQNLLGGRAYPLFLHPITSKEFLSRGNSPTDKRVNFDSLVQIGGLPSVLTANSPQRVLKAYVGIYLQEEIKAEGYARNLSDFSKFLEVAALTNSEQLDFAGVARDVQLSPRTVAAYYSILQDTLLGYLLESYKETKSRKAVMTPKFYYFDVGVCNFLSGRENLPKGTPEYGKALEHFVFTELIAYRDYHEEAFEIFYWRSTSQFEVDFLLQFKSKKLIGIEVKGTSHIDSDDLKGFKAFEEDIKLTKKIFVCNEKHQRTIQNEYQVMPLPFFCQQLWAGEIVQAT
- a CDS encoding sigma-70 family RNA polymerase sigma factor, encoding MKPLNWNQLVQDLSPALYRYFGASFPLSLAEECVQETLIRLVQKIDNGDYDASRGSIRMYMYGIAHFVKLETKRNHSNLFLHGHDGEFVHQENSDLHQNLEQKQNLQALRTAIQQLSEIQQEVLHLYLDEELTLEAIGTLLNLPSGTVKSHIFRAKENLKELLAKYMEETK
- a CDS encoding ATP-dependent 6-phosphofructokinase; translation: MIRRIGILTGGGDAPGLNGIIESCSRSLIQAGYQVFGIQDGFEGVYAQKYFQITKEQILGIHSESGTLLGTSNKSTTRGQEEQFLNCYRKLNLEGLIVAGGDGTFQALKAFENQIPIIGVPKTIDNDLSGTEMTFGFDTACSVVADSVDSLRHTALAHKRIILVETMGRTAGWMALGGGLASYSDVILIPERPFQKQALKNFILEQQKSRRGLMITVSEGAFAMGESAKVAFRVEASPQKDRFGGISEELARWLEVETGWESRHVILGHLQRSHAPTTTDRFLTLSMGVEAANMVFEQAWKQAVVYRKGQVTRAPISDLMKEPRLVPTEHEWIQKAKSLGIFI
- a CDS encoding aspartate kinase, translating into MNIVTTTQITSTQKLITIKKFGGATVSSPAKIKAVAQRIKKDSLHGESLVIVVSAMGKTTNNLIELANQVSSRPSQREMDMLLSVGERISMSLLSMALLDQGLEAISFTGSQAGILTNSSHVDAKIIGVKPSRVLEELNKNKIVILAGFQGVSPLSKEITTLGRGGSDTSAVAIAASLQATQCEILKEVPAIYTADPHVVPNAIPLQKLHYEELMEMTFWGAKVLHYRSAELAARKNVKLYIGSAEISSSQGTWINSFKNKELQMIFQSDTHQFETPKILAINSFRDILRIKLKEESFHENLTRLKNEFQNKEIIFPQILSIQSEHLITITAPAETLEQIKKETFSFSILDEQLSCVTLTCTGLLNFELQEKIYSQLKNEHVPIVSSFCSSLSLVLILEKTHLEKSIQSLHNLI